The region ttaatcCACCATCCTTGTAGATATGAACACCAAGTCTGTCATTCCAAAAGTCAACTTtcttgtttctcctctgaaattTCATAGGTTACCCATTCCTTCCATCCTCCAGCATAATGTTGAGCACTGAAAAGATGCATTAGTTAGTGTTGCTTCAGAACAGAAGAGCTTTGCAATAGCCactcataaaattatttagattctacatctctttaaaaaaaaaattaaagccaggcatggtggtgcacacctttaatcccagcactcgggaggcagaggcaggcggatttctgattcgaggccagcctggtctacagaaaaacaaaaaaaaataaaataaaaaaaaaataagtacattGGAAAGACACAGGCTCTTGGTCCCCATATcgtattaattaatttatttatttagcttttcaaggcagggtttctctgtatagccctggctgtcctggaactctgtagactagactggtctcaaactcacagagatcctcctatctctgcttctGAGCATTGGGATTACAGCCATACACTGCCACTGCCTGGTTATACTGCTTTTattaacagtattttttttttaattttgcccTGTTTTAAATCCAGGGACTTGTGCATATAAAGAACATAGTTTACCACTAGATTATAACACCAGCCCCAagaaactgttttttgtttgtttggtttttttgttttgttttgttttggtttggttttttttgagacaaaatatcAATGTAGTACTGACCGGacttaaattttaagtttttgttatatatgtatataggtgttttgtttgcatgtgtggctgtgcaccacatgcatgcacgcccaaaaaggccagaagagggcagcagatctcttGGAAGTGGAGTTGCAGACAGCTAGGAGGTGCCATGTTGGTGCTGACAATCAAACCTGGTCCTCaagagacagtgctcttaaccactgtgcgaTTTCTCCAGTCCTGCCCCTTTTCCAAGacattcttaaataaaataagtcatgtttatttttatttttgctatgctgaagattgaatccagggcttttcACATATAAGCAATTAAAACATGGACCTATAgccccagcctcccaaatgtCATCATCATATTGTAGTACACAGTGCCCCATCTAGTTTTTCCTTCATTCACACACCTGTTAAAGCCCAGTGATATCGCTGTGTCCATAGCCTTCTTACTTCTCACTCCAGCTAAACAAGAGAACACCAGACGGTCAGATTTGGATGGCTTCACGTCACGGTACTTCTCTTTGAAGTCCATTGGGCTCATCTGCAGGGCTTCACCTACCTCATCCACTGGAAGAGAACGTTAAGGCATTCAATCAAGCTTTGGAGATAATCAGTTATTAAGCATACAAATGAatccttttaaaaacacatatcACTTACATGGTATGTTGATTGATCCAGGTATTTTTCCTTGCTCAAGAATTTCCCATGTATTTCTAACATCAATTAACATAATGTCTTTGGAGTTTAGTAGGCTTTTTAGTTCCCTATAAGTCACACCCTTAGGAGTAGAACAAAAGTGTTGGCTGCATCCCCATATTGACTTCAAACCTGAAAGAAATAAGTTTAGACAACTGTAAAGAGACACTGGTACTAACAGCTATAAGTGGGTTAGAATTAGATGACATAACTAAACTGAGTTTACCTTTTTACTCTAATAAAATCTGAATACATACTCTGCTCCCCGTTCCTGACTCCTGATAGAAGCACATAGAATTTCTGAGGATGATATAAGGCTCCTGTGTTTTA is a window of Mus caroli chromosome 4, CAROLI_EIJ_v1.1, whole genome shotgun sequence DNA encoding:
- the Tstd3 gene encoding thiosulfate sulfurtransferase/rhodanese-like domain-containing protein 3, whose protein sequence is MLARLVLGTSGRAALGSVEPALGGLKSIWGCSQHFCSTPKGVTYRELKSLLNSKDIMLIDVRNTWEILEQGKIPGSINIPLDEVGEALQMSPMDFKEKYRDVKPSKSDRLVFSCLAGVRSKKAMDTAISLGFNSAQHYAGGWKEWVTYEISEEKQES